The genome window TCGCCGGAGGAGGTCCTGGCCCGGGAGCGGGCGATGTGGCCTGAGGAGGAAAAACGAGGACGGGCCACCTGGGTGGTGGAGAACACGGGAAGCCTGGAGGAGCTTCGGGAAAAGGTGCGGGCAGTCCTTAAGGAGATCCGGGCCCGGCATGGGCTATCCTGAGGCCATGCGCGCCGTGCTCATCTCAGGGGCGAGCCGGGGTATCGGGGAGGCCACGGCCCGGCTCCTTCACGCCAAGGGGTACGCCGTGGGGCTCCTGGCCCGGGACGAGGGGAGGCTGAGGGCCCTGGCGGCGGAGCTCGGAGAGGGGGCCCTGCCCCTTCCCGGGGACGTGCGCAACCAGGACGACTGGGCGCGGGCGGTGGCCCGGATGGAGGAGGCCTTCGGCGGCCTCTACGCCCTGGTGAACAACGCCGGCATCGGCCTTATGAAGCCCGTGGCCGAGCTTTCCGAGGCGGAGGTGCGGGAGGTCTTGGAGGTGAACCTCCTGGGCCCCTTTTTGGGGCTTAAGGCCGCCCTTCCCGCCCTGAGGCGCGCCTCGGGGGTGGTGGTGAACGTGGGGAGCCTGGCGGGCAAGCACCCCTTCAAGGGCGGAGCGGCGTACAACGCCAGCAAGTTCGGCCTCCTGGGCCTTATGGGGGCGGCCATGCTGGAGCTGAGGGAGGAGGGAGTGCGGGTGGTGAACCTCCTCCCGGGCTCGGTGGACACGGGGTTCGCCGGGAACACCCCGGGGGCTTCCTGGAAGCTTTGGCCCGAGGATGTGGCCCAAGCCATCCTCTTTGCCCTGGAGATGCCGGAGCGGGCCCTGGTGAGCGAGATAGAGCTCCGCCCCACCCGGCCTCCCAAGGGGTAAGCTTAAGGGGTGAGCCTGCCTGCACGCCTGCAAGCGGCCCTGGACCTGATCCGCTCCCTTCCCAAGGAGCTTAAGGCCCAGGTGCTCCTGGACTACGCCAAGAGGGTGCCCACCCCCACCCAGGAGGTGGAGCTGGAGCGGGTCCCCGAGTGCCAGACCCCCTTCTTCCTAAGGGCGGAGGTGGTGGAGGGGAGGGTGCGCCTTCACTTCCTCGTACCTGACGAGGCCCCCACGGTGAAGGCCTTCGCCGGCCTCCTCAAGGAGGGCCTCGAGGGCGAGCCCCCGGAGGCGGTCCTCGCCGTCCCCCCAGGCTTCTACCGCGGGGCGGGGCTGGAGGAGCTCCTTACCCCCCTCAGGCTTCGCGGCCTCGAGGCCGCCCTCCTCCGCCTCCAGGACCAGGTGCGCCGGGCCCTCCCTTCCGGCTAAGGCCTTCCCGGGGCGCCATGGCCTTGGCCTTCCTCCTCGGCTTTTTGGTGGGCAGCCTGCCCGTGGCCTTTTGGTTCGGCGCCCTGAGGGGGAAGGACCTCCGGCGGGAGGGCTCCTTTGGCCCCGACTTCCTGAGCGCCTTCCAGGTCCTGGGCCCGGTGCCCGGCCTCATGGTGCTCTTTTTGGACCTCTTCAAGGGGGCCTTGGGCGTGGCCTTGGGGGAGGGGGCCGCGGGGAGCCCCTTGGGAGGGCTTGTGGGGGGCGTGGGGGCGGTGTGGGGGCAGGCCTTCACCCCCTGGCTCCTCTTCCGGGGCGGAGGGGTTTTGGCCCCTTTGGCGGGGGTCCTCCTGGCCGTGGACCCCAGGCTCCTCCTCCTGGCCCTCCTCCTCTTTGTAGGGCTCTATGGCCTCTTCCGGAGACCCCAGGGGGCGGTGCTGGCCACCGCCCTGGCCCTGCCCCTGCTTGCCGCCCTGGTGGACCGCACCCCGGCCCACCTCCTCTTTGGCCTGGGGCTGGGGTTGCCCCCGGCCCTGCGCGCCCTCCGGGGCCTCGGCCCCTAAGAGGGGCCCCGGTGGAAACTCCCCGCGAGGTTTTTGGCGCAGGAACCCAAAGCAAAGGGTACTAATAGGGAAGGGGCCAGGTGCGGAAGTAGTCCCGGAGCCTGCCCCAAAGCCCCACCAGGCCCAAGGGCTCCAGGATCAAGAAGGCGAGGATGAGAAGCCCGAAGGCCACGTTGCGCCAGGCGGCCAGGGTGGCGGCGTACTGGGGCCCCAGGGCCCCCACGTAGCTATTCAGCACCTCGGGGATGAGGAGGACGAAGAAGGCCCCCAGCACCGCCCCAAGGACCGTGCCCGCTCCCCCCACGATCACCATGGCCAGGTACTGAACGCTCACCGAAAGGGGGAAGTACTCCGGGGTCACCGCCTTGTAGAGCCCCGCGAGGAGCCCCCCCGCCACCCCGGCGTAGAAGGCGGAGAGGGCGAAGGCGAAGAGCTTGGTCCGGGTGAGGTCTACCCCGGCCACCCGGGCGGAGAGGTCGTTGTCCCGGACCGCCCGGAAGGCCCGTCCGGCCCGGGTGGTGAGGAGGCGTTTGGCGTAGAAGAAGAGGGGGAGGGCGAAGAGGAGAACCAGGTACCAAAGCCTCCCCGGGGTGTCCAGGACGAGGCCCATGAGCTCGGGCGGGGGCAAGGTGCGGCCCCTAATCCCCCCCGTCACCGCCTCCCAGTTCTTGAAGGCGTAGTCCGCCAGGAACTGGAAGGCCAGGGTGGCGATGGCCAGGTACACCCCCTTGATCCTGAGGGAGGGGAGGCCGAGGACCAGGCCGAGGAAGGCGGCAAGCCCTCCACCCAGGAGGATGCCCAAGGGGGCCAGGGGGCCCGCCAGGTGGCTGGCCGCGTAGGCCCCGACCCCCATGAAGGCGGCGTGGCCCAGGGAGATCTGCCCTGCTCCCCCCACCAGGAGGTGGAGGCCCAGGGCTGAAAGGGCCCCGATCCCTACCAGGGTGGCCACGTACATGGGGTAGGGGCCGAGGAGGAGGGGAAGGAGGAGAAGGAGGGCCAAAAAGCCGTAGAGGGCGAGGCGGCCTAGGGGGGTGCTGGCGTAGGCCTCGTCCTCCCGGTAAGTCTCCCGCACCGCCCGGGCAAAGCGGCGGCTGTAGGCGTCGGTGAGGCGCTTGGAGAGGGCGTACACCCTACACCTCCTGGACCTCGAGGGTGGCCTCGAGCCTCCCTTCCCCCTCGAGGTAGCGGATGGGCAGGACCACCCCCACCTGTCCCCCTGCCCCGTAGAGGGCCTGGATCACCGGGGCGTAGCGGGCCTCCACCACCTGGCGGCGCACCTTACGGGTGCGGGTGACCTCCTCGTCGTCCGGGTGCAGCTCCTTGGGCAGGAGGGCGAAGCGCCGGATCTTGAGCTTCTCAGGAAGGGTCTCGTTGACCATGCGGATCTCCTCGGCGATCAGGGCCCGGACCTCGGGGCGCTCGGTGAGGGACTGGTAGGTGGTGAAGGGGAGGCCTCGCCTCCTGGCCCAGTTCTGTACGGTCTCCGGATCCAGCTCTATGAGGGCGGCGACGAAGGGCCGCCCGTGCCCTAAGACGATGGCCTCGCGGATATAGGGGGAGTACTTGAGGCGGTTTTCCAGAAACTGGGGGGCGAAGGGGGTACCGTCCTGGAGGGCGCCCACCTCCTTGACCCGCCCGAGGATCACCAGGTGCCCCCGCTCATCAAAGAAGCCGGCATCCCCCGTGCGAAAGAAACCGTCCTCGGTGAAGCTTTCCGCCGTGGCCCTCTCCTGCTTGTAGTACCCCTGGAAGACCTGGGGCCCCCGCACCTGGATCTCCCCCTCCTCGCTCAGGCGCACCTCCGTCCCCGGCAAAGGCGGGCCCACGGTCTCCGGAGGGGCGTCCCCGGCGGCGTGGGCGGTGGTGGCCGCGGCCGTCTCCGACTGGCCGTAGACCTGGCGGATGTCCAGGCCGAGGGCGCGGAAGAAGGTGAAGACCTCAGGGCCCAAAGGGGCCCCCCCGGTGACGGCGATGCGGCAGGCGGCGAGGCCAAGCCTCGCCCTTAAGGGCCTGGCGAGGAGAGGGTAGAAGAGGGCCCGCTTCAGGTTGAGCCAAGCCCCCACCTTCTCCCCCCGGAACTCCCGGTTCGCCCCCTCCAGGAGAGCCCCCATCCCCACGCGAAAGAAGAAGCGCTTCAAGGGGTCGGCGTCCGCCATCCGGCTTTGGATCAGGCTCGCCATGTCCTCCCAAAGCCTCGGCGGGGCCAGGAAGAAGTCGGGCTGGACCTCCTTGAGGTCCTCCCGCAGGGTGGCGGGATCCTCGGGGAAGTGGACGGTGGCGCCCTCCACCAGGGCCTGGACCACGGTGAGCATCTGCTCCCCGATCCAGGGGAGGGGCAGGTAGCTGAAGACAAAGGCCCCCCTCTGGAAGCCCAGGGCCTTTCTCAAGGCTTCGTGCCCCGCGAGGAGGTTTTGGTGGGAGAGCCGGGCGAGCTTGCTCCGCCCCGTGGTGCCCGAGGTGGGGGCGAGGAGGACGGTCTCCTCCGGCTGGCGCCGCTTTAGGGCCTCCTCCCCCACCTTGGGGTCGCCGAAGGCCTGGCTAAAGCGCCGGACCTTTCCCCGGAAGTGGCGGCTCATCCCCGCCTCCTCCCACACCAGGACGAAGTCCACCAGGTGGAGGTAGGGGTAAACCTTGTCCAGCTGCTCCTCATCGGAGACCACGATGCCCCTGGCCCCGGTGAACTCCAGGAAGTAGCCCACCTCCTCGGGCATGGCGTCGGCGTAGATGCCCATGGGGAAGGCCCCCAGGACCTGGGCGGCGAGCTCCGCCTCCACCCACTCGGGGGCGTTGTGGCCCAGGATGGCCAACACCTCGCCCTCCTTAAGACCCAAAGCGGAAAGCCCCCCGGCGAGGCTAAGCGTCCGCTCCAGAAGCGCCCGCCAGGAGGTCTTCTGCCACACCCCGAGCCGCTTCACCCGGAGGGCCGGGGCCTCGGGGTGTTCCTTGGCGTGCCTAACCAGGTGTTCCAGAAGGGTTCCCCGCATCTTCCCTCACCCTTGGCCCAGGTAGGCCTCCACCACCTTCGGGTCCTTCCGCACCCCCTCCGGGGGGCCGTAGTAGAGGACCTCTCCGTAGGAGAGGACCAAGACCCGGTCGGAAAGCTCCAAGACGGCCCTCAGGTCGTGCTCCACCCAGAGAAGGGTCACCCCCCACTCCTCCCGGGCGTCCAGGAGGAAACGGGCTAGGTCCTGCTTCTCCTCCAGGGCGAGCCCCGCCATGGGCTCGTCCAGGAGGAGGAGTTTGGGCCTGCCCGCGAGGGCCCTGGCCACCTCTACCCGCTTCTGAAGCCCGTAGGGAAGCATTCCCGCTGGGGCATGGCGGTAGGGGGAGAGGTGGAGGTAGTCCAGGATCTCCTCGGCCCAGGCCCGAACCCGCCATTCCCGCTCCGCCTGGGGCAGGGCCATGGGGTAGGTGGGAAGGGCGAGCTCCGCCCCCAGCTTCACGTTGTCCAAGACGCTCATCCCGCGGAAGAGCTCCAGCCCCTGAAAGGTGCGGCCTAGGCCCATCCGGGCCCTCTCCTGGGGGCTCTTCCCCTTGAGGCTTTGGCCTAGGAAGACCACTTCCCCCTTCTCCGGGGCGTAGACCCCGGAGAGGACGTTTAAGAGGGTGGTCTTCCCGGCCCCGTTGGGCCCAATGACGGCGAAGAACTCCCCCTCGCTCACGGAAAACCGCACCCCTGCGAGGGCCTTTACCCCCTTGAAGGAGAGGTGGAGATCTTGGACCTCGAGGATCACACCCACCGTTTCCTCCTCCGGTAGCGCTTCGCCTGACGGAAGCCCACCTCCTCCTTTCCCAAGTAGAACTCCATCACGTCCTGGTCCTCCGCCGCCGCCTTGGCGTCCCCCTCAAACACCACCCGGCCCCTTTCCAACACGTAGACCCGGTCCGCCACGGCCAGGGCCGCCCGGGCGTTCTGCTCCACCAGGAGGAGGCTTAGGCCCTTTTCCCGCCTGAGGGCGTCTAGCGTGGCCATCACCTCCTCCACGAGCCTGGGCGCGAGGCCCAAGGAGGGCTCGTCCACCACAAGGAGCTTGGGCCGAGTGAGGAGGGCCATGCCTAGGAGGAGCATCTGCTGCTCGCCCCCCGAGAGGTAGCCCGCCTGCTCGTGGCGGCGCTCGTAGAGGCGGGGGAAGCGCTGAAAGACCTCCTCCATTCCCTCTTTGAGCTCCCTGGGGGAGAGGCGGTGGCCGGCCGCCACCAGGTTCTCCACCGGGGTCAGGTAGCGGAAGAGGGGGCGCCCCTCCAGGACGGCGGTGAGGCCGAGGGAGGAGATCCTCACCGGGTCCAGGTGGGTGGTCTCCTGGCCCAGGAGCCGCACCTGTCCGTCCAGGACCCGCCCCTCAAACTTGGGGAGGAGGCCGGCGATCGCCCGGACCAGGGAGCTTTTCCCGGCGCCGTTTGGGCCCAGGAGGGCCACGGCCTCCCCCTCGCCCACCTCGAGGGAGACCCCGTCCAGGGCCAGGATCACCCCGCGGTAGACCACCTTGAGGTTCGCCACGGAAAGCATCACACCCTCTCAATCTGCCGCTCGCCGAAGAGGCCGTAGGGCCTCACGAGGAGGACGAGGAGCACCACCAGGAAGGGCAGGGCCTCGGTAAAGCCGGGGAGGACGGGCTCCAGGTAGCGCTGGGCCAGGGCCTCGAGGACCCCCAGCAAAAACCCCGCCACCAAGGCCCCGCCCACCGAGTCCAGCCCCCCCAGGATGGCCACGGGGAAGACCTTGAGGCCGAAGAAGACCAGGTTGTACCCCACCCCGCTGGCCACGGCGAGAAGGGCCCCGGCGAGGGTGGCGAGGAGGGCGGACACCCCCCAGACCCCCGCCAGGATGCGGGCCGTGGGGATGCCGAGGGCCAAGGCCGCCACCTCCCGCTCGGAGATGGCCCGGACCAGGACGCCATAGCGGCTCCGCTTTAAGGCAAAGAGGAGGCCGAGGCCCAGGGGAAGGGCCAGGAGCAGGTTCCAGACGGCCCGGGAGGAGACGAACACTCCCCCGGCCTGAAACCCCAGGTTGGGCAGGCCTCCCGAGAGGTACTTGAGGTCCGGACCCCAAAGGAGTTGCACCGCCCCGTCCAGAGCGGCCGCCAGGCCGATGGTGGCCATGATCACCGCCACCACATTCCGGCCGAGCAAAGGCCGCACAAAGCCCCGCTCCACCACAAGCCCGAAGAGGAAGGCCAGGGGCAAGGCGGCGAGGAGGGCGAGGGGGAGGGGCAAGAGGAGGGCGAAGGTGTAGGTGAGGTAGGCCCCCACCAGAAGGAACTCCCCCACGGCGAAGTTCACCACGCTGGTGGCCCGGTAGACGAGGACGAAGCCCAGGGCCAGGAGGCCGTAGAGGGCTCCGTTGGCCAGGCCGCCCACGAGGTAGGGCAGGAGGTCGGACACGGCTTTCCCCCTGGGGTTGGGAGGGTGGGCCTAGGCCAGCTTGAGCCAGTCGGTGATGGCGTTGAACCGGCCGTCCTTGACGCTCGCCCGGTAGAGCTTGGTGTAGGGGATGCGGTGGTTCACGAACTGGAAGCCCCGGGTCAGGCCCATGGCGTTGTAGTCCCCAAGCTTCTCCAGCTGCTCCACCAGCCCGGCGCGGGTGAGCTTCCCCGCCTGGGCTGCCCGGCGCATGGCCTCCGCCACGGCCAGGGCCACGGCCAGGCTCCCCATGTAGTAGGTGGGGCGGTACGAGGCGTCCCGGCCCTTCCGCTGCCGGAACTTGCGCATCTCGTCCACCGCGGGCACCAGGGTGTCGTACCAGTAGGCGTTGTGGTAGGTGACGGTAAAGCCCTCGGCGGCGGGGCCCGCCCGCTGGATGAGGGCAAGCTCTGCGGAGTAGTAGGTGCCCATGAACCGGGCCTCG of Thermus islandicus DSM 21543 contains these proteins:
- a CDS encoding branched-chain amino acid ABC transporter permease, with product MYALSKRLTDAYSRRFARAVRETYREDEAYASTPLGRLALYGFLALLLLLPLLLGPYPMYVATLVGIGALSALGLHLLVGGAGQISLGHAAFMGVGAYAASHLAGPLAPLGILLGGGLAAFLGLVLGLPSLRIKGVYLAIATLAFQFLADYAFKNWEAVTGGIRGRTLPPPELMGLVLDTPGRLWYLVLLFALPLFFYAKRLLTTRAGRAFRAVRDNDLSARVAGVDLTRTKLFAFALSAFYAGVAGGLLAGLYKAVTPEYFPLSVSVQYLAMVIVGGAGTVLGAVLGAFFVLLIPEVLNSYVGALGPQYAATLAAWRNVAFGLLILAFLILEPLGLVGLWGRLRDYFRTWPLPY
- a CDS encoding glycerol-3-phosphate acyltransferase; the encoded protein is MALAFLLGFLVGSLPVAFWFGALRGKDLRREGSFGPDFLSAFQVLGPVPGLMVLFLDLFKGALGVALGEGAAGSPLGGLVGGVGAVWGQAFTPWLLFRGGGVLAPLAGVLLAVDPRLLLLALLLFVGLYGLFRRPQGAVLATALALPLLAALVDRTPAHLLFGLGLGLPPALRALRGLGP
- a CDS encoding ABC transporter ATP-binding protein, yielding MGVILEVQDLHLSFKGVKALAGVRFSVSEGEFFAVIGPNGAGKTTLLNVLSGVYAPEKGEVVFLGQSLKGKSPQERARMGLGRTFQGLELFRGMSVLDNVKLGAELALPTYPMALPQAEREWRVRAWAEEILDYLHLSPYRHAPAGMLPYGLQKRVEVARALAGRPKLLLLDEPMAGLALEEKQDLARFLLDAREEWGVTLLWVEHDLRAVLELSDRVLVLSYGEVLYYGPPEGVRKDPKVVEAYLGQG
- a CDS encoding SDR family oxidoreductase is translated as MRAVLISGASRGIGEATARLLHAKGYAVGLLARDEGRLRALAAELGEGALPLPGDVRNQDDWARAVARMEEAFGGLYALVNNAGIGLMKPVAELSEAEVREVLEVNLLGPFLGLKAALPALRRASGVVVNVGSLAGKHPFKGGAAYNASKFGLLGLMGAAMLELREEGVRVVNLLPGSVDTGFAGNTPGASWKLWPEDVAQAILFALEMPERALVSEIELRPTRPPKG
- a CDS encoding SufE family protein, which codes for MSLPARLQAALDLIRSLPKELKAQVLLDYAKRVPTPTQEVELERVPECQTPFFLRAEVVEGRVRLHFLVPDEAPTVKAFAGLLKEGLEGEPPEAVLAVPPGFYRGAGLEELLTPLRLRGLEAALLRLQDQVRRALPSG
- a CDS encoding ABC transporter ATP-binding protein gives rise to the protein MLSVANLKVVYRGVILALDGVSLEVGEGEAVALLGPNGAGKSSLVRAIAGLLPKFEGRVLDGQVRLLGQETTHLDPVRISSLGLTAVLEGRPLFRYLTPVENLVAAGHRLSPRELKEGMEEVFQRFPRLYERRHEQAGYLSGGEQQMLLLGMALLTRPKLLVVDEPSLGLAPRLVEEVMATLDALRREKGLSLLLVEQNARAALAVADRVYVLERGRVVFEGDAKAAAEDQDVMEFYLGKEEVGFRQAKRYRRRKRWV
- a CDS encoding branched-chain amino acid ABC transporter permease; this translates as MSDLLPYLVGGLANGALYGLLALGFVLVYRATSVVNFAVGEFLLVGAYLTYTFALLLPLPLALLAALPLAFLFGLVVERGFVRPLLGRNVVAVIMATIGLAAALDGAVQLLWGPDLKYLSGGLPNLGFQAGGVFVSSRAVWNLLLALPLGLGLLFALKRSRYGVLVRAISEREVAALALGIPTARILAGVWGVSALLATLAGALLAVASGVGYNLVFFGLKVFPVAILGGLDSVGGALVAGFLLGVLEALAQRYLEPVLPGFTEALPFLVVLLVLLVRPYGLFGERQIERV
- a CDS encoding AMP-binding protein, translating into MRGTLLEHLVRHAKEHPEAPALRVKRLGVWQKTSWRALLERTLSLAGGLSALGLKEGEVLAILGHNAPEWVEAELAAQVLGAFPMGIYADAMPEEVGYFLEFTGARGIVVSDEEQLDKVYPYLHLVDFVLVWEEAGMSRHFRGKVRRFSQAFGDPKVGEEALKRRQPEETVLLAPTSGTTGRSKLARLSHQNLLAGHEALRKALGFQRGAFVFSYLPLPWIGEQMLTVVQALVEGATVHFPEDPATLREDLKEVQPDFFLAPPRLWEDMASLIQSRMADADPLKRFFFRVGMGALLEGANREFRGEKVGAWLNLKRALFYPLLARPLRARLGLAACRIAVTGGAPLGPEVFTFFRALGLDIRQVYGQSETAAATTAHAAGDAPPETVGPPLPGTEVRLSEEGEIQVRGPQVFQGYYKQERATAESFTEDGFFRTGDAGFFDERGHLVILGRVKEVGALQDGTPFAPQFLENRLKYSPYIREAIVLGHGRPFVAALIELDPETVQNWARRRGLPFTTYQSLTERPEVRALIAEEIRMVNETLPEKLKIRRFALLPKELHPDDEEVTRTRKVRRQVVEARYAPVIQALYGAGGQVGVVLPIRYLEGEGRLEATLEVQEV